A window of the Lactuca sativa cultivar Salinas chromosome 7, Lsat_Salinas_v11, whole genome shotgun sequence genome harbors these coding sequences:
- the LOC128127297 gene encoding uncharacterized mitochondrial protein AtMg00810-like codes for MILTTFNNNLLQRITDLLSTKFAITDLGILKHFLGVTARRTSSGLFLSQEMYAKEILERENMSNCKPASTPVETGSKLSVVLGAPLTDRSLYRSLAGTLQYLTFTRPDSTDAVQQVCLFMHVQRESHLEILNRILCYLKGTIHHGLYFRANQSLKLTQYTYADSGGCPDSLISTSGYCVILGDNLISRSGK; via the coding sequence ATGATTCTTACTACATTTAATAATAACCTCTTGCAAAGAATCACCGATCTTCTATCCACGAAATTTGCAATTACAGATCTTGGTATTCTAAAGCACTTCCTTGGTGTTACAGCCAGACGCACTTCGTCTGGTCTTTTTCTATCACAGGAAATGTACGCCAAGGAGATTCTTGAAAGAGAAAATATGTCAAACTGCAAACCCGCCTCCACACCAGTAGAAACTGGATCCAAACTAAGCGTTGTTTTGGGGGCTCCCTTAACTGATAGATCTCTTTATCGTAGCTTAGCCGGTACACTTCAATACCTTACATTCACACGCCCAGATTCTACTGATGCAGTTCAACAAGTTTGCCTATTCATGCATGTGCAGCGCGAATCACATCTAGAGATCCTCAATCGAATATTGTGTTACCTAAAAGGAACAATCCATCATGGCCTTTACTTTCGAGCTAACCAATCACTAAAGCTTACACAGTACACATATGCCGATTCGGGAGGATGTCCAGACTCCCTCATATCCACTTCAGGCTACTGTGTGATTTTGGGTGATAATCTAATATCAAGGTCAGGCAAGTGA